The Longimicrobium terrae genome includes a region encoding these proteins:
- a CDS encoding Fur family transcriptional regulator encodes MPTTERMHPEHVDTVLREALEANGQRFTEQRAAVYRFLRATTDHPSADEVFTAVRADIADISLATVYKALETLVSCNLAAKLAYGDDSARYDARTDDHYHSRCLGCGQVRDVAGEPHDLLPQIHVDAGFRVQGYRVEVVGFCPACCK; translated from the coding sequence ATGCCCACGACGGAGCGGATGCACCCGGAACACGTGGACACTGTGCTGCGCGAGGCGCTGGAGGCAAACGGCCAGCGCTTCACCGAGCAGCGCGCAGCCGTGTACCGCTTTCTTCGCGCCACCACGGACCATCCTTCGGCGGATGAAGTGTTCACCGCCGTCCGCGCCGACATCGCCGACATTTCGCTGGCGACGGTGTACAAGGCGCTGGAAACGCTGGTGAGCTGCAACCTGGCCGCCAAGCTGGCGTACGGCGACGACAGCGCGCGCTACGACGCGCGCACCGACGACCACTACCACTCGCGCTGCCTGGGCTGCGGGCAGGTGCGCGACGTGGCCGGCGAGCCGCACGACCTGCTTCCGCAGATTCACGTGGACGCGGGGTTCCGGGTGCAGGGCTACCGCGTGGAGGTCGTGGGCTTCTGCCCGGCCTGCTGCAAGTGA
- a CDS encoding YebC/PmpR family DNA-binding transcriptional regulator: MAGHSKWKQIKHKKALTDNRRAATWTKKIREITVAAKEGGGDPAGNPRLRLAIDTAKSVNMPNENIDRAIKKGTGELEGVNYEEITYEAYGPAGVAIMIDTLTDNGNRTVADIRRWLSRNGGNLGASGSVAWMFDRRGQISIDASSHDEETVMMAALDAGALDVDTSEDGYTVYTEVADFHAVQDALRAAGITWEDAELAMIPKTEIRVEGADAEQLLKLLDLIEELDDVQKVYTNADLDVDSLAEV; this comes from the coding sequence ATGGCCGGGCATAGCAAGTGGAAGCAGATCAAGCACAAAAAGGCGCTGACGGACAACCGGCGCGCCGCCACATGGACCAAGAAGATCCGTGAAATCACCGTAGCCGCCAAGGAAGGCGGCGGCGACCCCGCGGGCAATCCGCGGCTGCGCCTGGCCATCGACACGGCCAAGTCGGTGAACATGCCCAACGAGAACATCGACCGCGCCATCAAGAAGGGCACGGGCGAGCTCGAGGGCGTGAACTACGAGGAGATCACGTACGAGGCGTACGGCCCGGCCGGCGTCGCCATCATGATCGACACGCTGACGGACAACGGAAACCGCACGGTTGCCGACATCCGCCGGTGGCTGTCGCGCAACGGCGGCAACCTGGGCGCCAGCGGCAGCGTGGCGTGGATGTTCGACCGCCGCGGCCAGATCTCCATCGACGCCTCCAGTCACGACGAGGAGACGGTGATGATGGCGGCGCTGGACGCGGGCGCGCTGGACGTGGACACGAGCGAGGACGGCTACACGGTATATACCGAGGTCGCCGACTTCCACGCCGTGCAGGACGCGCTGCGCGCCGCGGGGATCACGTGGGAAGACGCCGAACTGGCGATGATTCCCAAGACGGAGATCCGAGTGGAAGGCGCCGACGCCGAGCAGCTGCTCAAGCTGCTGGACCTGATTGAAGAGCTGGACGACGTGCAGAAGGTGTACACGAACGCCGACCTGGACGTGGACAGCCTGGCGGAAGTGTGA
- the ruvC gene encoding crossover junction endodeoxyribonuclease RuvC, which translates to MIAPGTDGPAARRIPLDTVVLGVDPGTAVTGYGVVRRGADGAVSLLECGVVRTRPGGELADRLREIYEGLTEVIGRTHPGVLAVEGVFFAKNVRSAVVLGHARGVALLAGAMHGLRVAEYPPAEVKAAVVGAGRATKDQVGLMVQRHLKLKAVPKPHDAADGVAVALCHCFRGFGPAAPRLAPVSIATLAAAAGVRR; encoded by the coding sequence GTGATCGCACCCGGCACGGATGGTCCGGCCGCGCGCCGGATCCCGCTGGACACCGTGGTCCTGGGGGTCGACCCCGGGACCGCGGTCACCGGATATGGCGTCGTTCGCCGCGGGGCGGACGGCGCCGTTTCGCTGCTGGAATGCGGCGTGGTGCGTACCCGTCCGGGCGGAGAACTGGCGGACCGGCTGCGCGAAATCTACGAGGGATTGACCGAAGTCATCGGCCGCACGCACCCCGGGGTGCTGGCGGTGGAAGGCGTTTTTTTCGCCAAGAACGTGCGTTCCGCCGTGGTCCTGGGCCACGCGCGGGGGGTGGCGCTGCTCGCGGGCGCCATGCACGGCCTGCGCGTCGCCGAGTACCCGCCCGCGGAGGTCAAGGCCGCCGTGGTGGGGGCCGGCCGCGCCACCAAGGACCAGGTTGGATTGATGGTGCAGCGTCACCTGAAGCTCAAGGCCGTTCCCAAGCCGCACGACGCCGCGGATGGCGTCGCGGTGGCGCTCTGCCACTGCTTTCGTGGCTTCGGCCCGGCGGCGCCCCGGCTGGCGCCCGTTTCCATCGCCACGCTGGCCGCCGCCGCGGGGGTGCGCCGATGA
- the ruvA gene encoding Holliday junction branch migration protein RuvA, with product MISRVRGELIVRDLERVEVMTAGGVAYEISIPTTVFERLPRLGEQVTLRTYHLVREDAALLFGFLEATEMTVFTRLLGINGVGPRLALAVLSALSAEQIVRSVRDRNAAALTSVSGVGKKTAERIVLELTGKLDDIAFAPSGVARVPGAEEALRALTALGVTTADADRAVRAVIQEKGQLGAAELIREALARLK from the coding sequence ATGATCTCGCGCGTGCGGGGCGAATTGATCGTCCGCGACCTGGAGCGGGTGGAGGTGATGACGGCCGGCGGCGTCGCCTACGAGATCTCCATCCCCACCACCGTCTTTGAGCGGCTGCCGCGGCTGGGCGAGCAGGTGACGCTGCGCACCTACCATCTCGTCCGCGAGGATGCCGCGCTGCTCTTCGGCTTCCTGGAAGCCACGGAAATGACGGTCTTTACCCGCCTTCTGGGGATCAACGGCGTGGGGCCGCGTCTGGCGCTGGCGGTGCTTTCCGCGCTCTCGGCGGAGCAGATCGTCCGCTCGGTCCGCGACCGCAACGCCGCCGCGCTGACGTCGGTGTCCGGCGTGGGCAAGAAGACGGCGGAGCGCATCGTCCTGGAACTGACGGGCAAGCTGGACGACATCGCGTTCGCGCCCTCCGGCGTGGCCCGCGTCCCCGGCGCGGAAGAAGCCCTGCGCGCCCTCACGGCCCTTGGCGTCACCACCGCCGACGCGGACCGCGCCGTCCGCGCCGTCATCCAGGAAAAGGGCCAGCTCGGCGCCGCCGAACTGATCCGCGAAGCGCTCGCGCGCCTGAAATAG